From the genome of Sphingomonas sp. HMP6, one region includes:
- a CDS encoding Cof-type HAD-IIB family hydrolase yields the protein MTIGLVVSDVDGTLVDKKKQLTPGVIAAVERLRAAGLGFTIISARPRSGVMPLADTLAIDAPMGAFNGGTVFKRDGTVLCHHRIDRAVVERVFALTEGAAVDTWVFADDLWYASNPDGAHVASERVASNQAPIVRQDFSDLYDRADKVTFVSDDAALLAGLADRAKGFADRATIMQSQTYYLDVTALAANKGDGISALSDAIGVPLDRTAALGDQFNDVPMFARAGLSFAMGQGPEAVRAKATHVVAGNDADGVAEAIDAILAAR from the coding sequence GTGACCATCGGCCTAGTGGTGTCGGATGTCGACGGCACGCTGGTCGATAAGAAGAAGCAGCTTACGCCGGGCGTGATCGCTGCGGTCGAACGGCTGCGCGCGGCGGGTCTCGGCTTCACGATCATCAGTGCACGTCCGCGCTCGGGGGTGATGCCGCTCGCCGATACGCTGGCGATCGATGCGCCGATGGGCGCGTTCAACGGAGGGACCGTGTTCAAGCGCGATGGCACGGTTCTCTGCCACCACCGGATCGATCGCGCGGTGGTGGAACGGGTGTTCGCACTGACCGAGGGCGCGGCGGTCGATACCTGGGTGTTTGCCGACGACCTTTGGTATGCGAGCAATCCGGACGGCGCGCATGTCGCGAGCGAGCGGGTGGCATCGAACCAGGCGCCGATCGTGCGGCAAGATTTCAGCGACCTGTATGACCGCGCTGACAAGGTCACCTTCGTCAGTGACGATGCCGCCCTGCTCGCAGGCCTCGCCGACCGCGCCAAGGGGTTCGCTGATCGCGCGACGATTATGCAATCGCAGACCTATTATCTCGACGTGACCGCGCTCGCTGCCAATAAGGGAGACGGCATCTCCGCGCTGAGCGATGCGATCGGCGTGCCGCTCGATCGCACAGCGGCGTTGGGCGACCAGTTCAACGACGTGCCGATGTTCGCGCGCGCCGGCCTGTCCTTCGCGATGGGGCAAGGGCCAGAAGCGGTGCGCGCAAAGGCGACGCACGTAGTGGCGGGCAATGATGCCGACGGCGTTGCCGAGGCGATCGACGCGATCCTCGCGGCGCGCTGA
- a CDS encoding PqqD family peptide modification chaperone → MAEAEPLDAVALAVWGAALADSTLVTQSSGVIGAEVDGETVLIGVDTGRYYGFDPVGSAIWLAIATPIRVDALCAKMIAHFAGDARAITLETRTFVARLLSRGLARTAD, encoded by the coding sequence ATGGCTGAGGCCGAACCGCTCGACGCGGTGGCGTTGGCGGTTTGGGGTGCAGCCCTCGCCGATTCAACGCTCGTGACCCAATCAAGCGGTGTGATCGGTGCCGAGGTCGATGGCGAGACGGTCCTGATCGGCGTCGATACTGGGCGGTATTACGGCTTCGATCCGGTGGGCAGCGCGATCTGGTTGGCGATCGCAACGCCGATCCGGGTCGATGCCCTGTGCGCGAAGATGATCGCGCACTTCGCCGGCGATGCGCGTGCGATCACGCTGGAAACGCGGACTTTCGTAGCGCGGCTGCTGTCGCGCGGCTTGGCGCGGACGGCGGATTGA
- a CDS encoding GNAT family N-acetyltransferase encodes MTIEGRWAEFAPLPLSDAHKRMLLEQQHLARQHHYRTFYTGADFSVIELDGEPVGRLCLLRGAGDHLLVDIAVLPERSGQGVGGALLESILAEAAALGRSVSLRVEHTNPARRLYERKGFRETARHEIDAEMVWRA; translated from the coding sequence TTGACAATCGAAGGACGTTGGGCAGAATTCGCCCCGCTGCCGCTGTCCGACGCGCACAAGCGCATGTTGCTTGAACAGCAGCATCTGGCGCGGCAGCATCACTACCGCACTTTTTATACCGGCGCCGATTTCAGCGTGATCGAGCTGGACGGCGAGCCGGTCGGTCGGCTGTGCCTGCTGCGCGGTGCGGGGGACCATCTTCTCGTCGATATTGCCGTGCTGCCCGAACGCTCCGGTCAAGGCGTGGGCGGCGCGTTGCTCGAATCGATCCTCGCCGAGGCGGCAGCCCTCGGCCGCAGCGTGTCGCTGCGCGTCGAACATACCAACCCGGCGCGACGGCTCTACGAACGCAAGGGCTTTCGCGAAACCGCCCGCCACGAAATCGACGCCGAAATGGTGTGGCGCGCTTAG
- a CDS encoding cytochrome b yields MVQRYTGIAIALHWIVALLIIANVALALTWDFYPDAQVRPAIDLHKSIGITILGLAILRILWRFSHRPPPLSQAYAGWEVTAAHVVHWGLYAILFAMPLTGWIMDSAYEKASSTPIMLYGLIPWPRIGFILALDPVTKKAVHDSFGEAHEIIAYAVYALFALHVAGALKHQWVDGVKELQRMWPGRR; encoded by the coding sequence GTGGTTCAACGCTACACCGGAATCGCGATCGCGCTGCATTGGATCGTCGCGCTGCTGATCATCGCCAATGTCGCGCTGGCGCTAACCTGGGATTTCTATCCCGATGCGCAGGTGCGCCCGGCAATCGATCTGCACAAATCGATCGGCATCACCATCCTGGGGCTGGCTATCCTGCGGATTCTATGGCGTTTCTCGCATCGCCCCCCGCCACTCTCGCAGGCCTATGCCGGCTGGGAAGTCACCGCTGCGCACGTCGTGCATTGGGGTCTCTATGCGATCCTGTTCGCGATGCCGCTGACCGGCTGGATCATGGATTCGGCCTATGAGAAAGCGTCATCAACGCCCATCATGCTCTACGGCCTAATTCCCTGGCCGCGCATCGGCTTCATCCTAGCGCTCGATCCCGTGACCAAGAAAGCCGTGCATGACAGCTTCGGCGAAGCACATGAGATCATCGCCTACGCCGTATACGCGCTGTTCGCGCTGCACGTCGCGGGCGCGCTGAAGCACCAATGGGTCGATGGGGTGAAGGAATTACAGCGGATGTGGCCGGGCCGGCGGTAG
- a CDS encoding aspartyl/asparaginyl beta-hydroxylase domain-containing protein, whose translation METSADPIVFIGAQQSHVYPDRLRLPLSFDPVRLRVDLDALIDTPWTEHFVRQNYEGDWSVLPLRCTKGATHPIMQIYSDPNATDYEDTPLLARSPYFQAVLASLRCPLQAVRLMRLTPGSIIKEHHDNDLEAESGHARLHIPIVTNRYVDFRLNGVRVVLDPGSVWYLRLSDPHSVANHGSADRVHLVVDCIVNPWLTNLLDAAIA comes from the coding sequence ATGGAGACGAGCGCAGATCCTATCGTGTTCATTGGCGCACAACAATCGCACGTCTATCCCGACCGGCTTCGTCTGCCGCTCAGCTTCGATCCGGTCCGCTTGCGCGTCGATCTCGACGCCTTGATCGATACGCCCTGGACCGAACATTTCGTGCGGCAGAATTACGAAGGCGACTGGAGCGTGCTGCCTTTGCGCTGCACCAAAGGCGCGACGCATCCGATCATGCAAATTTATTCGGATCCGAACGCAACCGACTATGAGGATACGCCACTACTCGCGCGGTCGCCGTATTTCCAGGCGGTTCTGGCGAGCCTGCGATGCCCGCTGCAGGCGGTGCGGCTGATGCGGCTGACGCCGGGCTCGATCATCAAGGAACATCACGACAATGATCTGGAGGCAGAGAGTGGCCACGCCCGCCTGCACATTCCGATCGTGACGAATCGGTACGTCGATTTCCGGCTGAACGGTGTGCGCGTCGTCCTGGATCCGGGCAGCGTCTGGTATTTGCGGCTGTCCGATCCGCACAGCGTCGCCAATCACGGCAGCGCGGACCGCGTTCACCTTGTGGTGGATTGCATCGTCAACCCGTGGCTGACCAACCTGCTCGACGCCGCTATTGCCTGA
- a CDS encoding phage tail protein encodes MSDPYIGEIRPFGFNFAPRNWMFCRGQILALSSNTALFSILGTTYGGNGTSTFALPNLQSRLPLGMGTGPGLSTYVLGEQTGEENHLLLSTEMPAHSHAPYTRVKPGTADGHRVPVAGDYLTRLNVTANAPGLTWLTAPLSNATTLHPTAVGLVGGNQAHPNLQPNLAVNFCICVAGIFPSRN; translated from the coding sequence ATGTCTGACCCATATATCGGCGAAATTCGCCCCTTCGGTTTCAACTTCGCGCCGCGAAACTGGATGTTCTGCCGCGGGCAAATCTTGGCGCTTTCATCGAACACGGCGTTGTTTTCGATCCTCGGGACCACGTACGGCGGGAATGGGACAAGCACCTTTGCTTTGCCCAATTTGCAGAGCCGCCTCCCCTTGGGAATGGGCACCGGCCCAGGTCTGTCGACCTATGTCCTCGGCGAGCAGACGGGCGAGGAGAATCACTTGCTCCTTTCGACCGAAATGCCGGCGCACAGTCATGCCCCTTATACGCGGGTGAAGCCCGGCACGGCCGACGGTCACCGTGTTCCGGTGGCAGGCGATTATCTGACGCGTTTGAACGTCACGGCCAACGCACCGGGCCTGACCTGGCTCACTGCCCCGCTGTCGAATGCGACCACCTTGCACCCGACCGCAGTCGGGCTGGTGGGCGGCAACCAAGCGCATCCCAATCTCCAGCCGAATCTAGCGGTTAATTTCTGCATTTGCGTGGCTGGGATTTTCCCGTCCCGCAACTGA
- a CDS encoding sulfotransferase → MISTDSAPLDQFRVAVCADSTLEQRLGGLAEMVEFIGVAVAEAAARGIPLDPVTLERALSPDPLGLDRFLPKPITGEAMPGAAWLPAAVVDSPTGLAIDWFYLGSKTLSEPFFEDSIRRARFLPISRLIRHRTPLSTLPEAVGADGAVPDGLVFHLSRCGSTLVAQMLAALPGMVVASEPAPFDQVLQRVQEASDQPIEQRIALIRAMVAALGRRATGGGGFVIKTDCWHTKALPLLAAAFPDTPWIFLYRDPIDIMVSQVRQRGFQTIPGGIGTSVFGISGDGLSQEDYCALLFERTCAPIIEATDRSRGLLINYTQLPDAVEHRILPHFGLTLDPDGRAAFAAAAMRDAKAPYTSFTPDTEAKRREASPAVQAAVARYLDAPYRRLEMLRTGG, encoded by the coding sequence ATGATCTCGACCGACAGCGCTCCGCTGGATCAGTTTCGTGTGGCGGTCTGCGCCGATTCCACATTGGAACAGCGGCTCGGTGGCCTTGCGGAAATGGTGGAATTCATCGGCGTTGCTGTCGCGGAAGCCGCCGCACGCGGAATCCCGCTCGATCCGGTCACGCTCGAACGCGCGCTCTCGCCTGATCCGCTGGGGCTCGACCGTTTCCTGCCCAAACCGATCACGGGCGAGGCGATGCCGGGGGCGGCGTGGCTGCCCGCGGCGGTCGTGGACTCCCCAACCGGCTTGGCGATCGACTGGTTTTATCTCGGCAGCAAGACGCTGAGCGAGCCGTTTTTCGAAGATTCGATTCGTCGCGCGCGATTCTTGCCGATCAGCCGTTTGATCCGCCACCGCACCCCGCTTTCCACGCTGCCGGAGGCGGTCGGAGCGGACGGGGCGGTGCCCGACGGATTGGTCTTTCACCTGTCGCGCTGCGGATCGACGCTGGTCGCGCAGATGTTGGCCGCGTTGCCGGGGATGGTGGTCGCATCGGAGCCAGCACCGTTCGACCAGGTTTTGCAGCGTGTCCAAGAAGCCAGCGATCAGCCGATCGAGCAGCGGATTGCTTTGATCCGCGCGATGGTCGCTGCGCTCGGTCGCCGCGCCACGGGCGGTGGCGGTTTCGTGATCAAGACGGATTGCTGGCATACCAAGGCGTTGCCGCTGCTGGCAGCCGCCTTTCCCGATACGCCGTGGATTTTTCTGTACCGCGATCCGATCGACATCATGGTCTCGCAAGTCCGCCAGCGCGGCTTCCAGACGATCCCCGGCGGCATCGGCACGAGCGTGTTCGGCATTTCCGGCGATGGTCTGTCGCAAGAGGATTATTGCGCGCTTCTGTTCGAGCGGACCTGCGCGCCGATCATCGAAGCGACCGATCGATCGCGCGGCTTGCTGATCAATTATACGCAATTGCCCGACGCGGTCGAGCACCGGATCCTGCCGCATTTCGGGCTCACGTTGGATCCGGACGGGCGCGCGGCGTTTGCGGCGGCGGCGATGCGCGATGCAAAGGCGCCCTACACATCCTTTACTCCCGATACCGAAGCGAAACGCCGCGAAGCGAGCCCTGCCGTTCAGGCGGCCGTAGCGCGCTATCTCGACGCGCCGTACCGGCGGCTGGAAATGCTGCGAACGGGCGGTTAA
- a CDS encoding S1/P1 nuclease, whose amino-acid sequence MRRLFALLAIVLIAAFAVSQPEQAQAWGKIGHLSVCDLAYRNLTPITRAALGDLLQSRHGGITIPGRGKMPDQHYTSFNYACLEEDEIPRRNPDDHFINVARSVTAITEQACPGTGDCILSGIVRDLAMLKDPSKPRTERTFALMELGHWIGDLHQPLHISYADDKGGNGIDAILTGKCGTSSYRPDTLHGVWDNCLLEAGLFERVRKRADYKKSWSRFTITYRAVDTLQANTTLAEEQAFAGTDPALWADESYKITRDPAVLYCVRVGTQCQYSATAATRTNPKRVQPIGQAYLRAFDATAQERIRRAGFRLAHLLNLSLDPAYTVPTRQASQHP is encoded by the coding sequence ATGCGCCGTCTGTTCGCCTTGCTCGCCATCGTCCTGATTGCCGCTTTTGCCGTCTCGCAGCCGGAACAGGCACAAGCCTGGGGCAAGATCGGTCATTTGTCGGTGTGTGATCTCGCCTACCGCAACCTGACCCCGATCACGCGCGCCGCACTCGGCGACCTGCTCCAAAGCAGGCACGGCGGCATCACCATTCCCGGCCGTGGCAAAATGCCAGATCAACATTATACCTCGTTCAATTATGCCTGCCTTGAAGAAGACGAGATCCCCCGGCGCAATCCGGACGATCATTTCATCAACGTCGCACGCAGCGTCACAGCGATCACCGAACAGGCATGCCCCGGCACGGGCGATTGTATCCTGAGCGGCATCGTGCGCGATCTCGCGATGCTCAAGGACCCGAGCAAGCCGCGCACCGAGCGCACCTTCGCGCTGATGGAGCTCGGTCATTGGATTGGCGACCTTCATCAGCCGCTGCATATCTCCTATGCCGACGACAAAGGCGGCAATGGGATCGATGCGATCCTCACGGGAAAGTGCGGCACGTCGAGCTATCGTCCTGACACTCTCCACGGCGTGTGGGACAATTGCCTGCTCGAAGCGGGCCTGTTCGAACGCGTCCGCAAGCGCGCCGATTACAAGAAGAGCTGGAGCCGCTTCACCATCACCTATCGCGCGGTCGACACGCTGCAGGCCAATACGACGCTGGCCGAGGAACAGGCGTTCGCCGGCACCGATCCCGCGCTATGGGCGGATGAATCGTACAAGATCACGCGCGATCCGGCGGTGCTCTATTGCGTGCGGGTCGGCACCCAATGCCAATACTCGGCGACGGCGGCCACCAGGACCAACCCGAAGCGCGTGCAACCAATCGGCCAGGCCTATCTCCGGGCGTTCGACGCCACCGCGCAGGAGCGCATTCGTCGCGCCGGTTTCCGCCTGGCGCATTTGCTCAACCTGTCGCTCGACCCGGCCTATACCGTGCCGACACGCCAAGCGTCGCAGCACCCGTAG
- a CDS encoding DUF6916 family protein → MTEAHTVETFLPLVGTDFVVRGDGLEDVLRLESADPITRAPPEGHRAPFSLTFLGTRTDYMVANLIEITHPAMEPFPISLSAIGRTPQGAFRYEALYN, encoded by the coding sequence ATGACAGAGGCCCATACCGTCGAGACGTTCCTGCCTTTGGTCGGTACCGATTTTGTCGTTCGCGGCGACGGCCTGGAGGATGTGCTGCGGCTCGAATCGGCAGACCCGATCACGCGCGCGCCACCCGAGGGGCATCGCGCGCCCTTCAGCCTGACCTTCCTGGGGACGCGCACCGATTACATGGTCGCCAACCTGATCGAAATCACGCATCCCGCGATGGAACCGTTTCCCATCAGCCTGTCAGCGATCGGGCGTACGCCTCAGGGCGCATTCCGCTATGAGGCGCTGTACAACTAA
- a CDS encoding prolyl oligopeptidase family serine peptidase, whose amino-acid sequence MRILTLALLTSIAMPIAAAAQTTEDPYLWLEDLSSPRAMEWVNARNAYSSKILEADPRYATLYEEALTIAGAKDRIPGPSFTHGEIYNFWQDAEHLRGIWRKTSLADYKTAEPKWTTVLDIDALGKAEGKSWVLKGTQCLRPEERLCLVSLSDGGEDAVEVREFDLSTGQFVTGGFRLPRGKHRIAWEDKDHLLVATDWNPGELTQSGYPYIVKRLARGQAMSAAVEVYRGEQKDGGYGVSPGVLRDSKGRTLAYVDRPLDTFHSQTFIITPAGAKRLAIPEKASLEELVDGRVIVRLNEAWPTAGAAFTAGSVAEMDLAQVKATPGSSKAKLVWAPGPRDSLGGISSTRDKLLISTLSNVQGRAYVYTAKPGGGWTSARLNLPDNLTVGYAATDDASNRAFLGTSGFLTPSTLYLADAATGALEQVKTIAPKFDASQDVVEQLEATSTDGTKIPYFVVHRKDIPYDGSTPTLMSAYGGFQVSQTPNYSGTTGKLWLERGGAYVLANIRGGGEFGPAWHEAGLGTKRQIIYDDFAAVAKDLMARKITSPKKLGIQGGSNGGLLMGVEFTQHPELWGAVVIQVPLLDMIRISKIAAGASWQGEYGDVNADPKVMAFWQKLSPYHALKAGVAYPEPFIFTTTKDDRVGPQHARKFAARMEELKLPFLYYENTEGGHGAGADLKQAARTTALTMTYLQRKLMGDAPAKP is encoded by the coding sequence ATGCGTATTCTCACCCTGGCCTTGCTGACGTCCATCGCCATGCCGATTGCTGCTGCCGCGCAAACCACCGAAGACCCCTATCTCTGGCTTGAGGACCTCTCCTCGCCGCGTGCGATGGAATGGGTGAATGCGCGCAACGCCTACAGCTCGAAAATCCTCGAGGCCGATCCGCGCTACGCGACGCTCTATGAAGAGGCGCTGACGATCGCAGGGGCGAAGGACCGTATTCCGGGGCCGAGCTTCACGCACGGCGAAATCTACAATTTCTGGCAGGATGCCGAGCATCTGCGCGGCATTTGGCGCAAGACCAGCCTGGCGGATTACAAGACCGCCGAGCCGAAGTGGACGACGGTGCTCGACATCGATGCGCTCGGCAAAGCCGAGGGCAAGAGCTGGGTGCTGAAGGGTACGCAATGCCTGCGCCCCGAAGAACGGCTGTGCCTGGTCTCGCTGTCCGACGGCGGGGAAGATGCGGTGGAGGTCCGCGAGTTCGATCTGAGCACGGGCCAGTTCGTCACCGGCGGGTTCCGGTTGCCGCGCGGCAAGCACCGCATCGCGTGGGAAGACAAGGACCATCTGCTCGTCGCGACCGACTGGAATCCGGGCGAGCTGACGCAATCGGGCTACCCTTATATCGTCAAGCGCCTAGCCCGCGGGCAGGCGATGTCGGCGGCGGTCGAAGTGTATCGCGGCGAGCAGAAGGATGGCGGCTATGGCGTGTCACCGGGCGTGCTGCGCGACAGTAAGGGCCGTACTCTTGCCTATGTCGATCGCCCGCTCGACACCTTCCATTCGCAGACCTTCATCATCACGCCTGCCGGCGCGAAGCGGCTGGCGATCCCGGAAAAGGCCAGCCTCGAGGAACTCGTCGACGGCCGCGTGATCGTCCGCCTCAACGAGGCTTGGCCGACGGCCGGTGCCGCGTTCACCGCGGGTTCGGTCGCGGAAATGGACCTGGCGCAAGTCAAGGCTACCCCGGGAAGCTCAAAGGCCAAGCTCGTCTGGGCCCCCGGTCCGCGCGATTCGCTCGGCGGGATCAGTTCGACCCGCGACAAATTGCTGATCAGCACGCTCAGCAACGTGCAGGGCCGCGCCTATGTCTACACCGCCAAGCCCGGCGGCGGCTGGACCAGCGCACGGTTGAACCTGCCCGACAATCTAACCGTTGGTTACGCTGCGACCGATGACGCGTCGAACCGCGCGTTCCTCGGCACCAGCGGTTTCCTGACGCCCTCGACACTCTATCTCGCCGATGCCGCGACCGGCGCGCTCGAACAGGTGAAGACGATCGCGCCGAAGTTCGATGCGTCGCAGGATGTCGTCGAACAGCTCGAAGCGACCTCAACCGACGGGACGAAAATTCCGTATTTCGTCGTCCACCGGAAGGACATCCCCTATGACGGATCGACGCCGACGCTGATGAGCGCGTACGGCGGGTTCCAGGTCAGCCAGACGCCTAATTATTCGGGTACGACCGGCAAGCTCTGGCTCGAACGCGGCGGCGCGTACGTGCTTGCCAACATTCGCGGTGGCGGTGAATTCGGCCCGGCCTGGCATGAGGCTGGGCTCGGTACCAAGCGTCAGATCATCTATGACGATTTCGCCGCAGTCGCGAAGGACCTGATGGCGCGCAAGATCACGTCGCCCAAGAAGCTCGGCATTCAGGGCGGCTCTAACGGTGGGCTGTTGATGGGCGTCGAGTTCACACAGCATCCCGAACTGTGGGGCGCGGTTGTCATTCAAGTGCCGCTGCTCGACATGATCCGCATTTCGAAGATCGCAGCGGGCGCATCGTGGCAGGGCGAATATGGCGACGTGAATGCCGATCCCAAGGTGATGGCATTCTGGCAGAAGCTGTCGCCGTACCACGCTCTAAAGGCGGGCGTTGCCTATCCCGAGCCGTTCATCTTCACCACGACCAAGGACGACCGCGTCGGCCCGCAACACGCGCGCAAGTTCGCCGCACGGATGGAGGAACTGAAACTGCCGTTCCTCTATTACGAGAATACCGAGGGCGGCCATGGCGCGGGTGCCGACCTCAAGCAGGCGGCGCGCACCACCGCGCTGACGATGACCTATCTTCAGCGCAAATTGATGGGGGATGCGCCCGCCAAGCCATAA
- a CDS encoding glycosyltransferase family 2 protein encodes MTSLADTLAAESPRLTPRRVGAASRIIGAVAPILFLALIVQAFQRQGLAVWSIGIAYILYDTALLLFTAWNIRDLRLTPQPAPPVSLSFGVIVAAHNEAGVIAAAIERLSGQETPPDLILIADDGSSDATPEVMARRYGLAPPPLGTISDPSPVLPSLRWLRLRHGGKARALNAAMVLVETEVVLTVDADTLLEPGAIAAMRAAFAAEPALVAATGVLAPICGPDLQGRLFEWFQTYEYVRNFLSRHAWEQLDSLLLISGAFAAFRRDAVVEVGGFDPDCMVEDYELIHRLHRHAIDHQRDWTVRVVGGALARTDAPASPKAFLRQRRRWFGGFLQTQHWNRDMVGARRYGWLGTAMLPVKALDTLQPIYGLAAFAILIALVVTGRFTVALPILIVMLVKIAIDLSFHLWSLGIYKKWTGQREGLGLFPALIAAMLEPFSFQLLRHAGALWGWHAFLTGRESWGRQRRTAIAAPAE; translated from the coding sequence ATGACATCGCTCGCCGACACGCTTGCCGCGGAATCCCCGCGGCTTACCCCTCGGCGCGTGGGCGCTGCGAGCCGAATCATCGGGGCCGTCGCGCCGATCCTGTTTCTTGCGCTGATCGTGCAGGCGTTCCAGCGGCAGGGGCTGGCGGTCTGGTCGATCGGGATCGCCTATATCCTGTACGACACCGCGCTGTTGCTGTTTACCGCGTGGAACATCCGCGATTTGCGCCTGACGCCGCAGCCAGCTCCGCCCGTGTCGCTGAGCTTCGGGGTAATCGTCGCGGCGCATAATGAGGCGGGCGTCATCGCCGCGGCGATCGAGCGGCTGAGCGGGCAGGAGACGCCGCCCGATTTGATCTTGATCGCCGATGATGGATCGAGCGATGCCACGCCAGAGGTGATGGCGCGGCGCTATGGGCTGGCCCCGCCTCCGCTCGGGACGATCAGCGACCCGTCGCCGGTGCTGCCGTCGCTGCGTTGGCTGCGGTTGCGGCACGGTGGCAAGGCGCGCGCGCTCAATGCGGCAATGGTGCTGGTCGAAACCGAAGTGGTGCTGACGGTGGACGCCGACACGCTGCTTGAACCCGGCGCAATCGCGGCGATGCGCGCGGCGTTCGCGGCCGAACCGGCTTTGGTCGCGGCCACGGGCGTGCTCGCGCCGATCTGCGGGCCGGATCTGCAGGGGCGCTTGTTCGAATGGTTTCAGACCTACGAATATGTCCGCAATTTCCTGTCACGCCATGCGTGGGAACAGCTCGACAGCCTGTTGCTGATCTCGGGCGCGTTTGCGGCGTTTCGACGCGATGCGGTGGTCGAGGTCGGCGGGTTCGATCCCGATTGCATGGTGGAGGATTATGAACTGATCCACCGGTTGCACCGCCACGCGATCGACCATCAGCGTGACTGGACCGTTCGCGTCGTGGGCGGCGCGCTGGCGCGGACAGATGCGCCGGCGAGCCCGAAGGCATTCCTGCGGCAACGGCGGCGCTGGTTCGGCGGTTTCCTGCAAACGCAACATTGGAACCGCGATATGGTGGGCGCGCGCCGGTACGGCTGGCTCGGCACCGCGATGTTGCCGGTCAAGGCGCTCGATACGCTCCAGCCGATCTATGGGCTGGCGGCGTTCGCGATCCTTATCGCGCTGGTCGTGACGGGGCGTTTCACGGTGGCGCTGCCGATCCTGATCGTGATGCTGGTCAAGATCGCGATCGACCTCAGCTTCCATCTCTGGTCGCTCGGTATTTACAAGAAGTGGACCGGGCAGCGCGAGGGACTGGGGCTGTTCCCGGCGTTGATCGCGGCGATGCTGGAGCCGTTCAGCTTCCAATTGCTGCGCCACGCGGGCGCGCTGTGGGGCTGGCACGCGTTCCTGACCGGCCGCGAAAGCTGGGGGCGGCAGCGCCGCACCGCGATCGCGGCACCGGCAGAGTAA
- the gnd gene encoding phosphogluconate dehydrogenase (NAD(+)-dependent, decarboxylating): MKIGIIGLGRMGAGIARRLMRAGHEVVAFDRDEKAIAALAADGAVGASGLDDMRGKLGQPGIYWVMLPAGDPTEQTVAAIGAFCGSGDIVIDGGNSFYKDDIRRAKALSEKGALYVDVGTSGGVWGLERGFCMMVGGDKAAVDHIDPILAALAPGIGTIPRTPGREAADNEDPRAEQGYIHAGPAGAGHFVKMVHNGIEYGLMQAYAEGFDILKGKASDKLPEDERFDLNLTDIAEVWRRGSVISSWLLDLTAIGLAKDQNLEQFTGSVADSGEGQWTIDAAMEEKVPANVLTAALFARYRSRVDHTFGDKLLSAMRFGFGGHVEMPQ, translated from the coding sequence ATGAAGATCGGGATCATCGGCCTCGGCCGGATGGGGGCGGGCATCGCGCGTCGCCTGATGCGCGCGGGCCATGAGGTGGTGGCGTTCGACCGCGACGAGAAAGCGATCGCAGCGCTGGCCGCCGATGGTGCCGTCGGGGCGAGCGGCCTCGACGATATGCGCGGCAAGCTCGGCCAGCCGGGGATCTACTGGGTGATGCTCCCGGCAGGCGACCCGACCGAACAGACCGTCGCCGCGATCGGCGCATTCTGTGGCAGCGGCGACATCGTCATCGATGGCGGTAACAGCTTCTACAAGGACGACATCCGCCGCGCCAAGGCACTGTCCGAAAAGGGTGCGCTGTACGTCGACGTCGGCACCTCGGGCGGCGTGTGGGGTTTGGAGCGCGGCTTCTGTATGATGGTCGGCGGGGACAAGGCCGCGGTCGATCACATCGACCCGATCCTCGCCGCACTCGCGCCTGGCATCGGCACGATCCCACGCACGCCGGGCCGCGAAGCCGCGGATAATGAGGACCCGCGCGCCGAGCAGGGCTATATCCATGCCGGGCCAGCGGGTGCCGGGCATTTCGTCAAGATGGTTCACAACGGCATCGAGTACGGGCTGATGCAGGCCTATGCCGAGGGCTTCGACATTCTGAAGGGCAAGGCGTCGGACAAACTGCCCGAGGATGAACGGTTCGACCTCAATCTGACCGACATCGCAGAAGTGTGGCGGCGCGGCAGCGTGATTTCCTCTTGGCTGCTCGACCTGACCGCGATTGGCCTCGCCAAGGACCAGAACCTCGAGCAGTTCACCGGCAGCGTCGCCGATTCGGGCGAGGGACAGTGGACGATCGACGCGGCGATGGAGGAAAAGGTCCCGGCCAACGTGCTGACCGCCGCCTTGTTCGCGCGCTATCGCAGTCGGGTCGATCACACCTTCGGCGACAAATTGCTGTCCGCGATGCGTTTTGGGTTCGGCGGGCATGTCGAGATGCCTCAGTGA